One Burkholderia thailandensis E264 genomic window carries:
- the bsaO gene encoding SctC family type III secretion system outer membrane ring subunit BsaO gives MMYADRARRYAAALAASLLMTGAAFAAPTDAAPSADAPAAASATLDTQDGDAPPARAPQDDERHFVANDASIGVLLNALSGRLHKPVVASEKVRRKHVTGEFDLSQPRALLARLGESMALLWYDDGASIYIYDNSEIKNAVVSMRHATVRNLRDFIRQTRLYDPRFPVRGDDLSNTFYVTGAPVYVNLVAAAARYLDEVRSNEASDRQVVRVVQLHNSFVVDRQYTLRDKEVDIPGMATVLGRIFGPARQGTPAAAADATARGGAGGAAGKPAFSLADALPAPLDAGNAPGGAGSANSTNPANPTNAASPMGGAAGGVALPASDGVRAVAYPDTNSVILVGRLDKVQDMEALIRSLDVEKRQIELSLWIIDIRKSRLDQLGIDWQGALNAPGIGVGFNNRGGNVTTLDGTKFLASVAALSQTGDATVISRPIVLTQENVPATFDSNQTFYAKLIGERTVQLDHVTYGTLVNVLPRLTRDASQVEMIVDIEDGNTDGATSDGQIVIDNNTMPLVNRTEINTVARVPHEMSLLIGGNTRDDVTRRTFRIPGLASLPLIGGLFRGHSDRHEQVVRVFLIQPKLLRAGAAWPDGQPWESGGPADNATLRATVQMLKPYMDDQS, from the coding sequence ATGATGTATGCCGACAGGGCCAGACGATACGCAGCCGCGCTTGCCGCGTCGCTGCTGATGACGGGCGCGGCGTTCGCCGCGCCGACCGACGCGGCGCCGAGCGCCGACGCGCCCGCGGCGGCGAGCGCGACGCTCGACACGCAGGACGGCGACGCGCCGCCGGCGCGCGCGCCGCAGGACGACGAGCGCCACTTCGTCGCGAACGATGCGAGCATCGGCGTGCTGCTCAATGCGCTGTCGGGCCGGCTGCACAAGCCGGTCGTCGCGAGCGAGAAGGTGCGCCGCAAGCACGTGACGGGCGAATTCGACCTCTCGCAGCCGCGCGCGCTGCTCGCGCGGCTCGGCGAATCGATGGCGCTGCTCTGGTACGACGACGGCGCGTCGATCTATATCTACGACAACTCCGAGATCAAGAACGCGGTGGTCTCGATGCGCCACGCGACGGTGCGCAACCTGCGCGATTTCATCCGGCAGACGCGGCTCTACGATCCGCGCTTTCCGGTGCGCGGCGACGACCTGAGCAACACGTTCTACGTGACGGGCGCGCCCGTCTACGTGAATCTCGTCGCCGCCGCCGCGCGCTATCTCGACGAGGTGCGCTCGAACGAGGCGAGCGACAGGCAGGTCGTGCGCGTCGTGCAGCTTCACAACAGCTTCGTCGTCGACCGCCAGTACACGCTGCGCGACAAGGAGGTCGACATTCCGGGCATGGCGACCGTGCTCGGCCGCATCTTCGGCCCGGCGCGGCAGGGCACGCCCGCCGCGGCGGCCGACGCCACGGCGCGCGGCGGCGCGGGCGGCGCCGCCGGCAAGCCGGCATTCTCGCTCGCCGACGCGTTGCCCGCGCCGCTTGACGCAGGCAACGCGCCGGGCGGCGCAGGCTCGGCGAATTCGACAAACCCGGCGAACCCGACGAACGCCGCGAGCCCGATGGGCGGCGCGGCGGGCGGCGTCGCGCTGCCCGCGTCGGACGGCGTGCGCGCGGTTGCGTATCCGGACACGAACAGCGTGATCCTCGTCGGCCGGCTCGACAAGGTGCAGGACATGGAGGCGCTGATCCGCTCGCTCGACGTCGAGAAGCGGCAGATCGAGCTGTCGCTGTGGATCATCGACATCAGGAAGAGCCGGCTCGATCAGCTCGGCATCGACTGGCAGGGCGCGCTCAATGCGCCGGGCATCGGCGTCGGCTTCAACAATCGCGGCGGCAACGTGACGACGCTCGACGGCACCAAATTCCTCGCATCGGTCGCGGCGCTCAGCCAGACGGGCGACGCCACCGTGATCTCACGGCCGATCGTGCTCACGCAGGAGAACGTACCGGCGACGTTCGACAGCAACCAGACGTTCTACGCGAAGCTGATCGGCGAGCGCACGGTGCAGCTCGATCATGTGACCTACGGCACGCTCGTCAACGTGCTGCCGCGGCTCACGCGCGATGCGTCACAGGTCGAGATGATCGTCGACATCGAGGACGGCAACACCGACGGCGCGACGAGCGACGGCCAGATCGTCATCGACAACAACACGATGCCGCTCGTGAACCGCACCGAGATCAACACGGTCGCGCGCGTGCCGCACGAGATGAGCCTGCTCATCGGCGGCAACACGCGCGACGACGTCACGCGCCGCACGTTCCGGATTCCCGGGCTGGCCAGCCTTCCGCTGATCGGCGGGCTGTTTCGCGGGCATTCGGATCGGCACGAGCAGGTGGTGCGCGTGTTCCTGATCCAGCCGAAGCTGCTGCGCGCGGGCGCGGCCTGGCCCGACGGCCAGCCGTGGGAATCGGGAGGGCCGGCGGACAACGCGACGCTGCGCGCGACCGTGCAGATGCTCAAACCCTACATGGACGACCAGTCATGA
- the sctW gene encoding type III secretion system gatekeeper subunit SctW: MSSIIGGASAARRGFSIDGTGSAANRLDAEPSLDDAPQTGAAGAAGAAGAADVQAQLAGVDEEAANAAAQFGRFRASERKGRRSDDLERILDTDADEKLDELAALLGGRAPRGRVDLATLLRDARERFRDESDLLLALRELRRRRRLDGESVDVVERAIDELLAGDGNKRIKAGINAALKAKVFGARMQLDPRRLRELYRQFLEFDGSHLVVYEDWIEQFGASRRKRILDYVSAALSYDMQSHDPSCGCAAEFGPLLGTLHRARMLASADEQFVGRLLDDALARDCGLTEERALATMLGGLQRPFSVADVLLRALGDLLEPLSAARRSQLLQLALRAFAGVPIALYGDADARRAALGAIEALIGATYARERRLARPHADAG; encoded by the coding sequence ATGAGCTCGATCATCGGCGGCGCGTCGGCCGCGCGGCGCGGCTTTTCGATCGACGGCACGGGGAGCGCGGCGAACCGGCTCGACGCGGAGCCGTCGCTCGACGACGCGCCGCAGACGGGCGCGGCGGGCGCGGCGGGCGCGGCGGGCGCGGCCGACGTGCAGGCGCAACTCGCCGGCGTCGACGAGGAGGCGGCGAACGCCGCCGCGCAATTCGGCCGGTTCCGCGCGTCGGAGCGCAAGGGGCGCCGCAGCGACGACCTCGAACGGATTCTCGACACGGACGCCGACGAGAAGCTCGACGAGCTCGCCGCGCTGCTCGGCGGCCGCGCGCCGCGCGGCCGCGTGGACCTCGCGACGCTGCTGCGCGACGCGCGCGAGCGCTTTCGCGACGAGAGCGATCTGCTGCTCGCGCTGCGCGAGTTGCGCCGGCGGCGCCGGCTCGACGGCGAATCCGTCGACGTCGTCGAGCGCGCGATCGACGAACTGCTCGCGGGCGACGGCAACAAGCGGATCAAGGCGGGCATCAACGCGGCGCTCAAAGCGAAGGTGTTCGGCGCGCGGATGCAGCTCGATCCCCGCCGGCTGCGCGAGCTGTACCGGCAGTTCCTCGAGTTCGACGGCTCGCATCTCGTCGTCTACGAAGACTGGATCGAGCAGTTCGGCGCGAGCCGCCGCAAGCGGATTCTCGACTACGTGAGCGCCGCGCTGTCGTACGACATGCAGTCGCACGACCCGAGCTGCGGCTGCGCGGCCGAGTTCGGGCCGCTCCTCGGCACGCTGCATCGCGCGCGGATGCTCGCGTCGGCCGACGAGCAGTTCGTCGGCCGGCTGCTCGACGACGCGCTCGCGCGCGATTGCGGGCTCACCGAGGAGCGCGCGCTCGCGACGATGCTGGGCGGCCTGCAGCGGCCGTTCTCGGTCGCCGACGTGCTGCTGCGCGCGCTCGGCGATCTGCTCGAGCCGCTTTCGGCCGCTCGCCGCTCGCAACTGCTGCAACTCGCGCTGCGCGCGTTCGCGGGCGTGCCGATCGCGCTCTACGGCGATGCCGACGCGCGCCGCGCGGCGCTCGGCGCGATCGAGGCGTTGATCGGCGCGACATACGCGCGCGAGCGGCGGCTGGCGCGCCCGCACGCGGACGCCGGCTGA
- the bsaQ gene encoding SctV family type III secretion system export apparatus subunit BsaQ — translation MLKNLLIKAQARPELIVLCLMVLVIAMLIVPLPPYVLDFLIGLNIVTALLVFMGSFYIVNILEFSTFPSILLITTLFRLALSISTSRMILLTAEGGKIITTFGQFVIGDNLVVGFVVFVIVTIVQFIVITKGSERVAEVAARFSLDAMPGKQMSIDADLRAGIIDNEGVKARRSALERESQLYGSFDGAMKFIKGDAIAGIVVIFVNLIGGVSVGVMQHGMSVSDALTTYTILSIGDGLVAQIPALLIAIGAGFVVTRVSGSGNNLGANIVGELFSNPFVLVVTAVLALAIGLLPGFPLAVFLLIALALGALYVRREWRKPGEPPREGGLAGKVAGALSGGGAAKPADADAGDVDIDKLIPETVPLMLMVPEAAQPMFEREGVIAAFRRRAFVDMGLRLPDIRVVYSPQVHPREAIVLINEIRAATFAICFDRHRVIGSTLALEGLPVDVVTLPDGAGGDAWWVPGAQTDALAKIDVLTRSAIDDLYGQFLAVMLGNVSEFFGVQEAKRLLDDMDRKYPELIKESYRHISVQRIAEVFQRLLAEKISIRNMKLILESLAQWGPKEKDSILLVEHVRAALARYISNRFAAGGKLRALVLSAEFEDAVGKGVRQTSGGAYLNLEPATSEQLLDRLALELAHAGFSQRDMVLLASMEVRRFVKRLIESRFPELEVLSFGEVADSVAIDVLKTI, via the coding sequence ATGCTGAAGAATCTCCTGATCAAGGCACAAGCGCGCCCCGAACTGATCGTCCTGTGCCTGATGGTGCTCGTGATCGCGATGCTGATCGTGCCGCTGCCGCCGTACGTGCTCGATTTCCTGATCGGCCTGAACATCGTGACGGCGCTGCTCGTGTTCATGGGCTCGTTCTACATCGTCAACATCCTCGAATTCTCGACGTTTCCGTCGATCCTGCTGATCACGACGCTGTTTCGCCTCGCGCTGTCGATCAGCACGAGCCGGATGATCCTGCTCACGGCCGAGGGCGGCAAGATCATCACGACGTTCGGGCAGTTCGTGATCGGCGATAACCTCGTCGTCGGCTTCGTCGTGTTCGTGATCGTGACGATCGTGCAGTTCATCGTGATCACGAAGGGCTCGGAGCGCGTCGCCGAGGTCGCGGCGCGCTTCTCGCTCGACGCGATGCCCGGCAAGCAGATGAGCATCGACGCGGACCTGCGCGCCGGCATCATCGACAACGAAGGCGTGAAGGCCCGCCGCTCGGCGCTCGAGCGCGAGAGCCAGCTGTACGGCTCGTTCGACGGCGCGATGAAGTTCATCAAGGGCGACGCGATCGCCGGCATCGTCGTCATCTTCGTGAACCTGATCGGCGGCGTCTCGGTCGGCGTGATGCAGCACGGCATGTCGGTGTCCGACGCGCTCACGACCTACACGATCCTGTCGATCGGCGACGGCCTCGTCGCGCAGATCCCGGCGCTCTTGATCGCGATCGGCGCGGGCTTCGTCGTCACCCGCGTGAGCGGCTCGGGCAACAACCTCGGCGCGAACATCGTCGGCGAGCTGTTCTCGAACCCGTTCGTGCTCGTCGTCACGGCCGTGCTCGCGCTCGCGATCGGCCTGCTGCCCGGTTTTCCGCTCGCCGTCTTCCTGCTGATCGCGCTCGCGCTGGGCGCGCTGTACGTGCGCCGCGAATGGCGCAAGCCGGGCGAGCCGCCGCGCGAGGGCGGGCTCGCCGGCAAGGTCGCGGGCGCGCTCTCGGGCGGCGGCGCGGCGAAACCGGCCGACGCCGACGCCGGTGACGTCGACATCGACAAGCTGATTCCGGAGACGGTGCCGCTGATGCTGATGGTGCCCGAGGCGGCGCAGCCGATGTTCGAGCGGGAAGGCGTGATCGCCGCGTTCAGGCGGCGCGCGTTCGTCGACATGGGGCTGCGGCTGCCGGACATCCGCGTCGTGTATTCGCCGCAGGTGCATCCGCGCGAGGCGATCGTGCTGATCAACGAGATCCGCGCGGCGACGTTCGCGATCTGCTTCGACCGGCATCGCGTGATCGGCTCGACGCTTGCGCTCGAAGGGCTGCCCGTCGACGTCGTGACGCTGCCGGACGGCGCGGGCGGCGACGCATGGTGGGTGCCGGGCGCGCAGACCGACGCGCTGGCGAAGATCGACGTGCTCACGCGCTCGGCGATCGACGACCTGTACGGACAGTTCCTCGCGGTGATGCTCGGCAACGTATCGGAGTTCTTCGGCGTGCAGGAAGCCAAGCGCCTGCTCGACGACATGGACCGCAAGTATCCGGAACTCATCAAGGAGAGCTATCGGCACATTTCGGTGCAGCGCATCGCCGAGGTGTTCCAGCGCCTGCTCGCCGAGAAGATCTCGATCCGCAACATGAAGCTGATTCTCGAATCGCTCGCGCAGTGGGGGCCGAAGGAGAAGGATTCGATCCTGCTCGTCGAGCACGTGCGCGCGGCGCTCGCGCGCTACATCTCGAACCGCTTCGCGGCGGGCGGCAAGCTGCGCGCGCTCGTGCTGTCCGCCGAGTTCGAGGATGCGGTGGGCAAGGGCGTGCGGCAGACCTCGGGCGGCGCGTACCTGAACCTGGAGCCCGCGACGAGCGAGCAACTGCTCGACCGGCTCGCGCTCGAGCTCGCGCACGCGGGCTTCTCGCAGCGCGACATGGTGCTGCTCGCGTCGATGGAAGTCAGGCGTTTCGTCAAGCGGCTGATCGAGAGCCGCTTTCCGGAACTGGAGGTGCTGTCGTTCGGCGAAGTGGCCGACAGCGTCGCAATCGATGTGTTGAAGACGATCTAA
- the bsaR gene encoding type III secretion system protein BsaR, whose amino-acid sequence MNVDVVMLVKESMEKMDCGNAIAGELDAHAPICIAFHSMPEMFVERDGEHVTIWSRLDCAGESQLARCAFDLLAYQLPRGSDAFASRRPLLSFVDDALVLHGRVEPRCLADADGFTEALETFYADLCAVHEILAR is encoded by the coding sequence ATGAACGTCGATGTCGTCATGCTCGTGAAGGAAAGCATGGAGAAGATGGACTGCGGCAACGCGATCGCGGGCGAGCTGGATGCGCACGCGCCGATCTGCATTGCGTTTCATTCGATGCCCGAAATGTTCGTCGAGCGCGACGGCGAGCACGTGACGATCTGGAGCCGGCTCGATTGCGCGGGCGAAAGCCAGCTCGCGCGCTGCGCGTTCGATCTGCTCGCGTACCAGCTGCCGCGCGGCTCGGACGCGTTCGCGTCGCGCCGGCCGCTGCTGTCGTTCGTCGACGACGCGCTCGTGCTGCACGGCCGCGTCGAGCCGCGCTGCCTCGCCGACGCCGACGGCTTCACCGAGGCGCTCGAGACGTTCTACGCGGACCTGTGCGCGGTCCACGAGATTCTCGCGCGATGA
- the bsaS gene encoding SctN family type III secretion system ATPase BsaS — MKAAGDPLRLLARRAHPRRIQGPIIEAPLPDVAIGELCAIRAAAGSDTTIGRAQVVGFGRDTAILSALGSTAGLSRQVALVPTGERMTIDVSPALLGAVVDAAGGVVETLGTAGALRGAAPRRSAIDAAPPDYAARRPIERRLATGVRAIDGLLTCGVGQRFGIFAAAGCGKTSLMNMMIEHAAADVYVVALIGERGREVSEFVERMRRSGSRDRTVVVYATSDRASVDRCNAALVATTIAEYFRDLGCDVMLFLDSMTRYARALRDLALATGEAPARRGYPASVFEQLPRLLERPGRTHAGSITAFYTVLLENEEEPDPIGDEIRSIVDGHVYLSRQLGAKGHFPAIDVLKSASRLFDEIADAPHRSLAKRFRQHLARIDEMQVFLDLGEYRRGENPENDDALDRRPALDAFLKQEIDEASAFGDTLERMREAAS, encoded by the coding sequence ATGAAGGCCGCGGGCGATCCGCTGCGGCTCCTCGCGCGGCGCGCGCATCCGCGCCGCATCCAGGGGCCGATCATCGAGGCGCCGCTGCCGGACGTCGCGATCGGCGAGCTGTGCGCGATTCGCGCAGCGGCGGGCAGCGATACGACGATCGGACGCGCGCAGGTGGTCGGCTTCGGGCGCGACACCGCGATCCTGAGCGCGCTCGGCAGCACGGCCGGGTTGTCGCGGCAGGTCGCGCTCGTGCCGACGGGCGAGCGGATGACGATCGATGTGTCGCCGGCGCTGCTCGGCGCGGTCGTCGACGCGGCGGGCGGCGTCGTCGAGACGCTTGGCACGGCGGGGGCGTTGCGCGGCGCCGCGCCGCGCCGCAGCGCGATCGACGCCGCGCCGCCCGATTACGCGGCGCGGCGGCCGATCGAGCGCCGGCTCGCGACGGGCGTGCGCGCGATCGATGGGCTGCTCACGTGCGGCGTCGGCCAGCGCTTCGGCATCTTCGCGGCGGCGGGCTGCGGCAAGACTTCGCTGATGAACATGATGATCGAGCACGCGGCGGCCGACGTGTACGTGGTCGCGCTGATCGGCGAGCGCGGCCGCGAGGTGTCCGAGTTCGTCGAGCGGATGCGGCGCTCGGGCAGCCGGGACCGCACGGTCGTCGTGTACGCGACGTCGGACCGCGCGTCGGTGGACCGCTGCAACGCGGCGCTCGTCGCGACGACGATCGCCGAGTATTTCCGCGATCTGGGCTGCGACGTGATGCTGTTTCTCGATTCGATGACCCGCTACGCGCGCGCGCTGCGCGACCTCGCGCTCGCGACGGGCGAAGCGCCCGCGCGGCGCGGCTATCCGGCCTCGGTGTTCGAGCAGTTGCCGCGGCTGCTCGAGCGGCCCGGGCGCACGCATGCGGGGAGCATCACCGCGTTCTACACGGTGCTGCTCGAAAACGAAGAGGAGCCCGATCCGATCGGCGACGAGATCCGCTCGATCGTTGACGGTCATGTGTATTTGAGCCGGCAGCTCGGCGCGAAGGGGCATTTCCCTGCGATCGACGTGTTGAAAAGCGCGAGCCGCCTGTTCGACGAGATCGCCGACGCGCCGCATCGTTCGCTCGCGAAGCGGTTCCGGCAGCACCTCGCGCGCATCGACGAGATGCAGGTGTTTCTCGATCTCGGCGAATACCGGCGCGGCGAGAACCCGGAGAACGACGACGCGCTCGACAGGCGGCCGGCGCTCGACGCGTTCCTGAAGCAGGAAATCGACGAGGCGTCGGCGTTCGGCGACACCCTCGAACGGATGCGCGAGGCCGCGTCGTGA
- a CDS encoding surface presentation of antigens protein — MKRLDGARRLLAVLERRGDALRRQTARERDALAALDVQIAERRAAIARLRERLAASAPPKRYARSELMRVRGRQAAMRHEIACRQIEADDLLERRQAAEQALRDSLAAALALERRRDAHRDWLARRRIENERLRESAAEADFTEGAGHGFNHQH, encoded by the coding sequence GTGAAGCGGCTCGACGGCGCGCGGCGGCTGCTCGCGGTGCTCGAGCGGCGCGGCGACGCGCTGCGCCGGCAGACGGCGCGAGAGCGCGACGCGCTCGCGGCGCTCGACGTGCAGATCGCCGAGCGGCGCGCGGCGATCGCGCGCCTGCGCGAGCGGCTCGCGGCGAGCGCGCCGCCGAAGCGGTACGCGCGCAGCGAGCTGATGCGCGTGCGCGGCAGGCAGGCGGCGATGCGTCATGAGATCGCGTGCAGGCAGATCGAGGCCGACGATCTGCTCGAGCGCCGGCAGGCTGCCGAGCAGGCGCTGCGCGACAGCCTGGCCGCCGCGCTCGCGCTCGAGCGGCGGCGCGACGCGCACCGCGACTGGCTCGCGCGGCGCAGGATCGAAAACGAGCGGCTGCGCGAATCGGCGGCCGAAGCGGATTTCACGGAAGGAGCAGGTCATGGGTTCAATCATCAGCACTAG
- the sctQ gene encoding type III secretion system cytoplasmic ring protein SctQ, which produces MNARYTLFRRVAPAELPLYRSARALRAAGGHAALRTIAPPRGYAALRATWRGVEHDGWVDLDDLMRRRYPALGALAWRALDRRYALDLLSGQDAAAELPAPPGGWAHVRLVDLVERELRAEPLLCFDAPGRVRALFRAFPHEAPASRAAADVGAVPLAMRFAIGTARLPLALLPAVAPGDVLLVRAPRNVVRIGARALCEFCCEGENIMLKEPLAEHAIDDSHDSPATADAPPDASPPAFDIDALPVTLEFVLQDERVTVAQLAGCHPGLVLPLRGVPGEVTIRANGQPFGIGELIQVGDQLAVEVKALWRAKPAACDGE; this is translated from the coding sequence ATGAACGCGCGCTACACGCTGTTCAGGCGCGTCGCGCCCGCGGAATTGCCGCTGTACCGGAGCGCGCGGGCGCTGCGCGCGGCGGGCGGGCACGCCGCGCTGCGCACGATCGCGCCGCCGCGCGGCTATGCGGCGTTGCGCGCGACTTGGCGGGGCGTCGAGCACGACGGCTGGGTCGACCTCGACGATCTGATGCGCCGCCGCTACCCGGCGCTCGGCGCGCTCGCGTGGCGCGCGCTCGACAGGCGCTATGCGCTCGATCTGCTGAGCGGGCAGGACGCAGCGGCCGAACTGCCCGCGCCGCCGGGCGGCTGGGCGCACGTGCGGCTCGTCGATCTCGTCGAGCGCGAGCTGCGCGCCGAGCCGCTGCTGTGCTTCGACGCGCCGGGACGCGTGCGCGCGCTGTTCCGCGCGTTTCCCCACGAAGCGCCCGCGTCGCGCGCCGCAGCCGACGTCGGCGCGGTGCCGCTCGCGATGCGCTTCGCGATCGGCACCGCGCGCCTGCCGCTCGCGCTGTTGCCCGCCGTCGCGCCGGGCGACGTGCTGCTCGTGCGCGCGCCGCGCAACGTGGTCAGGATCGGCGCGCGCGCGCTGTGTGAATTTTGCTGCGAAGGAGAAAACATCATGCTGAAAGAGCCACTGGCCGAACACGCGATCGACGATTCGCATGACTCACCCGCGACGGCGGACGCGCCGCCGGACGCATCGCCGCCGGCTTTCGACATCGACGCGCTGCCCGTCACGCTGGAGTTCGTGCTGCAGGACGAGCGCGTGACGGTCGCGCAGCTTGCGGGCTGCCATCCGGGCCTGGTGCTGCCGCTGCGCGGCGTGCCGGGCGAAGTGACGATTCGCGCGAACGGCCAGCCGTTCGGCATCGGCGAGCTGATCCAGGTCGGCGATCAGCTCGCGGTCGAGGTGAAGGCGCTCTGGCGCGCGAAGCCGGCGGCGTGCGATGGCGAATAA
- the spaP gene encoding SctR family type III secretion system export apparatus subunit SpaP, translating to MANNEIALIVLLTAATLVPFVVAAGSCFIKFSIVLVLVRNALGIQQVPSNLALNSIALIMSLFVMMPVAQSAYRYLQHHPLDVMNGSSVNDFIDGGLGDYKRYLTRYSDPELVRFFERAQAARLKRDDADAADADADAGDEPDGLDNSLFSLLPAYALTEIKSAFKIGFYLYLPFLVVDMVVSSVLLALGMMMMSPVTISVPIKLILFVAMDGWTLICKGLIEQYLNLMK from the coding sequence ATGGCGAATAACGAAATCGCGCTGATCGTCCTGCTGACGGCGGCGACGCTCGTGCCGTTCGTCGTCGCGGCGGGCTCGTGCTTCATCAAGTTCTCGATCGTGCTCGTGCTCGTGCGCAACGCGCTCGGCATCCAGCAGGTGCCGTCGAATCTCGCGCTCAACAGCATCGCGCTCATCATGTCGCTGTTCGTGATGATGCCCGTCGCGCAGAGTGCGTACCGGTATCTGCAGCACCATCCGCTCGACGTGATGAACGGCAGTTCGGTCAACGATTTCATCGACGGCGGCCTCGGCGATTACAAGCGCTATCTGACGCGTTACTCCGATCCGGAGCTCGTGCGCTTCTTCGAGCGCGCGCAAGCCGCGCGCCTGAAGCGCGACGACGCCGACGCGGCCGACGCCGACGCGGACGCCGGCGACGAGCCGGACGGCCTCGACAACTCGCTGTTCTCGCTGCTGCCCGCGTACGCGCTCACCGAGATCAAGAGCGCGTTCAAGATCGGCTTCTACCTGTATCTGCCGTTTCTCGTCGTCGACATGGTGGTGTCGAGCGTGCTGCTCGCGCTCGGGATGATGATGATGAGCCCGGTGACGATCTCGGTGCCGATCAAGCTGATCCTGTTCGTCGCGATGGACGGCTGGACGCTGATCTGCAAGGGCTTGATCGAGCAGTACCTGAATCTGATGAAATAG
- the bsaX gene encoding SctS family type III secretion system export apparatus subunit BsaX, with protein sequence MAELTYAGDKAILLVILLCAAPVAVATVVGLAIGLFQTVTQLQEQTLPFGLKMLAVFGCLMMLSGWFGGKLLAFATEMLSIGLR encoded by the coding sequence ATGGCTGAACTCACCTACGCAGGCGACAAGGCGATTCTGCTCGTGATCCTGCTGTGCGCGGCGCCCGTCGCGGTCGCGACCGTCGTGGGCCTCGCGATCGGCCTGTTCCAGACGGTCACGCAATTGCAGGAGCAGACGCTGCCGTTCGGCTTGAAGATGCTCGCGGTGTTCGGCTGCCTGATGATGCTCTCCGGATGGTTCGGCGGCAAGCTGCTCGCGTTCGCGACCGAGATGCTGTCGATCGGGCTGCGGTGA
- the sctT gene encoding type III secretion system export apparatus subunit SctT, with amino-acid sequence MDVSMEAFYRQAGAIAIAYARIAPVFYLLPFLNDRTIVNGLVKNTIVFAVIVGLWPSFAHPPLRGGALAGIALTEAAAGLVLGVALSLPFWVATAIGELIDNQRGATISDSIDPATGVEASALAPFVSLFYAAAFLQQGGMLTIVGALESSYATVPAGAPFSADLPRVGALLTDLVAHGLALAAPVLIVMFVTDALLGLFSRFCPQVNAFSLSLTVKSIVAFAVFHLYFVYAAPHELTALLHAHPFGSLVK; translated from the coding sequence ATGGATGTCTCGATGGAAGCGTTCTACCGGCAGGCCGGCGCGATCGCGATCGCCTATGCGCGCATCGCGCCGGTGTTCTATCTGCTGCCGTTCCTGAACGACCGGACGATCGTCAACGGGCTCGTGAAGAACACGATCGTGTTCGCGGTCATCGTCGGGCTGTGGCCGAGCTTCGCGCATCCGCCTCTGCGAGGCGGCGCGCTCGCCGGCATCGCGCTGACGGAGGCGGCGGCGGGGCTCGTGCTCGGCGTCGCGCTGTCGCTGCCGTTCTGGGTCGCGACCGCGATCGGCGAACTGATCGACAACCAGCGCGGCGCGACGATCAGCGATTCGATCGATCCGGCCACGGGCGTCGAGGCGTCCGCGCTCGCGCCGTTCGTGAGCCTGTTCTACGCGGCGGCGTTCCTGCAGCAGGGCGGCATGCTGACGATCGTCGGCGCGCTCGAATCGAGCTATGCGACGGTGCCGGCGGGCGCGCCGTTTTCGGCCGACCTGCCGCGCGTCGGCGCGCTGCTGACCGATCTCGTCGCGCACGGGCTCGCGCTCGCCGCGCCGGTGCTGATCGTGATGTTCGTCACCGATGCGCTGCTCGGGCTTTTCTCGCGCTTCTGCCCGCAGGTCAATGCGTTCTCGCTGTCGCTGACAGTCAAGAGCATTGTCGCGTTCGCCGTGTTCCACCTGTATTTCGTGTATGCGGCGCCGCACGAGCTGACCGCGCTGCTGCACGCGCATCCGTTCGGCAGCCTGGTGAAGTGA